The following coding sequences lie in one Musa acuminata AAA Group cultivar baxijiao chromosome BXJ1-8, Cavendish_Baxijiao_AAA, whole genome shotgun sequence genomic window:
- the LOC135587436 gene encoding growth-regulating factor 12-like — MSDDPPRLADPRAVLPEKVQRWCAGEAEREASACRITSRTLRRLRRTVFPMAGERRSQPLQREEEGGESSPRKLARVLSDEAGIVTMAAPSPLMLGLGLGLGRGVGASKPVFTFMQLQELEHQALIYKYMAAGLPVPVHLVLPIWKSVAASSFGHYSYPSLMGYGSLCLDYRNIMEPEPGRCRRTDGKKWRCSRDVVPNQKYCERHMHRGRNRPRKPVEAGAATPITATSTQLSITVPAVGRQLTADANTGISGGSRVSPPGQGLSHARVLRNDAAA, encoded by the exons ATGTCAGACGACCCTCCTCGCCTCGCAGACCCACGCGCCGTCCTCCCCGAAAAAGTCCAGAGATGGTGTGCGGGAGAAGCAGAACGTGAAGCTTCAGCTTGCAGGATCACAAGTAGAA CGCTTCGCCGCTTGCGTCGCACGGTGTTCCCGATGGCGGGCGAACGGAGATCACAGCCGCTGCAACGCGAAGAAGAAGGGGGAGAGTCGTCGCCTCGCAAACTAGCCCGCGTCTTGTCCGATGAAGCTG GGATCGTGACGATGGCGGCGCCGTCGCCTTTGATGCTGGGGTTGGGGCTCGGGCTCGGGAGAGGAGTAGGAGCATCCAAACCGGTGTTCACCTTCATGCAGCTGCAGGAGCTGGAGCACCAGGCGCTCATCTACAAGTACATGGCCGCTGGCCTCCCCGTCCCAGTTCACCTCGTCCTCCCCATCTGGAAGAGCGTCGCTGCCTCCTCCTTCGGCCACTACAGCTACCCTTCCT TGATGGGCTACGGGAGCCTGTGCCTGGACTATCGGAACATCATGGAGCCGGAGCCCGGGCGGTGCAGGAGGACCGACGGCAAAAAGTGGCGGTGCTCCAGAGACGTCGTCCCCAACCAGAAGTACTGCGAGCGCCACATGCACCGGGGCCGCAACCGTCCAAGAAAGCCCGTGGAAGCGGGAGCTGCCACCCCGATCACCGCCACTTCTACACAGCTGTCCATTACGGTTCCGGCTGTTGGGCGCCAGCTGACTGCCGACGCCAACACCGGCATTAGCGGTGGCAGCCGCGTGTCTCCGCCAGGGCAGGGCCTATCGCACGCTCGCGTCCTTCGAAACGACGCTGCTG CTTGA
- the LOC135587438 gene encoding guard cell S-type anion channel SLAC1-like: MCLGLGSQAFLWRALASSPAMAFLHVTPDINLVCWLLALVVFVFVSITYILKCVFYFEAICREYYHPVRVNFFFAPWIACMFLAIGAPARLAPKQPHPAIWCTLIAPVFVLELKIYGQWLSGGKRRLCKVANPSCHLSVVGNFVGAILAAKVGWEEAGKLLWAVGLAHYLCLFVTLYQRLPTTQALPKELHPVYSMFIATPAAASIAWSAIYGKFDAVARTFYFIALFLYCSLIVRINFFRGFK, from the coding sequence ATGTGTCTCGGCCTCGGTAGCCAGGCATTCCTGTGGAGAGCCCTCGCGTCGAGCCCGGCCATGGCGTTCCTCCATGTGACCCCTGACATCAACCTCGTCTGCTGGCTTCTCGCGCTTGTAGTCTTCGTCTTCGTCTCCATCACCTACATCCTCAAGTGCGTCTTCTACTTCGAGGCCATATGCCGTGAGTACTACCACCCCGTCCGAGTCAACTTCTTCTTCGCGCCGTGGATCGCCTGCATGTTCCTGGCTATCGGTGCCCCGGCCAGGCTTGCGCCGAAACAGCCCCACCCGGCCATCTGGTGCACCTTAATCGCACCCGTCTTCGTCCTGGAGCTAAAGATCTACGGGCAATGGCTGTCGGGGGGTAAGCGCCGGCTGTGCAAGGTGGCCAATCCATCGTGCCACCTCTCGGTGGTCGGCAACTTCGTCGGCGCGATCCTGGCGGCCAAGGTAGGGTGGGAGGAGGCCGGCAAGCTCCTATGGGCGGTCGGGCTAGCGCACTACCTCTGCTTGTTCGTTACCCTGTATCAGCGGCTGCCGACCACCCAGGCGTTGCCCAAGGAGCTGCACCCCGTGTACTCCATGTTTATTGCGACGCCGGCGGCGGCAAGCATCGCGTGGAGTGCCATTTACGGGAAGTTCGACGCCGTGGCGAGGACCTTCTACTTCATCGCCCTCTTCCTCTACTGCTCCCTCATCGTGCGCATCAACTTCTTCAGAGGATTCAAGTAA
- the LOC135587437 gene encoding 4-hydroxy-tetrahydrodipicolinate synthase, chloroplastic-like isoform X1 yields the protein MAALLTTNPSLSSTDVVAPLRSPLKPFRLVPDSCLRTTRWRSPKAAVIPNFHLPMRSLEVKNRTSVDDIKGLRLITAIKTPYLPDGRFDLEAYDSLMHMQIVNGAEGVIVGGTTGEGQLMSWDEHIMLIGHTVNCFGASVKVIGNTGSNSTREAIHATEQGFAVGMHAALHINPYYGKTSMQGMVSHFETILSMGPTIIYNVPSRTGQDIPPPVIHTVSANPNMAGVKECMGNDRIKDYVNKGVVIWSGNDDECHDARWASGATGVISVASNLVPGLMHEIMFQGKNPLLNSKLMPLIKWLFQEPNPIGLNTALAQLGVIRPVFRLPYVPLPLARRLEFVGIVEALGRENFMGEKDVEVLDDDDFVLVGRY from the exons ATGGCGGCATTGCTGACGACGAACCCCAGTTTGTCGTCGACCGATGTGGTTGCGCCTCTTAGATCTCCGCTGAAGCCGTTTCGCCTGGTACCTGACTCCTGCCTAAG GACTACAAGATGGAGATCTCCAAAAGCTGCTGTCATTCCCAATTTTCACCTTCCAATGCGCAGCCTAGAAGTTAAGAATAG GACATCAGTTGATGATATTAAAGGCTTAAGATTAATCACAGCCATTAAGACTCCATATCTACCCGATGGGAGATTTGACCTTGAAGCTTATGACTCCTTAATGCACATGCAGATTGTCAATGGTGCTGAAGGTGTAATAGTGGGAGGTACAACGGGAGAAGGCCAACTCATGAGCTGGGATGAACACATTATGCTCATTGGACACACTGTTAACTGTTTTGGTGCATCAGTCAAAGTTATAGGTAATACTGGAAGCAACTCGACGAGAGAGGCAATCCATGCAACAGAACAAGGCTTTGCTGTAGGAATGCATGCTGCATTACACATCAATCCTTATTATGGGAAGACATCCATGCAAGGAATGGTGTCACATTTTGAGACTATCCTTTCCATGGGCCCGACAATCATATACAATGTGCCATCAAGGACTGGACAGGATATTCCTCCTCCAGTGATACATACAGTCTCAGCAAATCCTAACATGGCAGGTGTTAAGGAGTGCATGGGAAATGATCGCATCAAAGATTATGTAAATAAAGGAGTTGTAATATGGAGTGGAAATGATGATGAGTGTCACGATGCTAGGTGGGCATCTGGAGCAACAGGGGTTATATCTGTTGCTAGCAACCTTGTTCCAGGTCTGATGCATGAGATCATGTTTCAAGGCAAGAATCCTTTATTGAACTCGAAGTTGATGCCTCTTATTAAATGGTTGTTCCAGGAGCCAAACCCTATAGGTCTCAATACAGCTCTTGCGCAGCTTGGTGTGATTCGGCCAGTATTCAGGTTGCCATATGTTCCTCTTCCTCTTGCGAGGAGACTTGAATTTGTTGGTATTGTGGAAGCACTTGGGCGTGAGAATTTTATGGGAGAAAAAGATGTAGAGGttcttgatgatgatgactttgtttTGGTAGGTAGGTACTAG
- the LOC135587437 gene encoding 4-hydroxy-tetrahydrodipicolinate synthase, chloroplastic-like isoform X2, whose product MRSLEVKNRTSVDDIKGLRLITAIKTPYLPDGRFDLEAYDSLMHMQIVNGAEGVIVGGTTGEGQLMSWDEHIMLIGHTVNCFGASVKVIGNTGSNSTREAIHATEQGFAVGMHAALHINPYYGKTSMQGMVSHFETILSMGPTIIYNVPSRTGQDIPPPVIHTVSANPNMAGVKECMGNDRIKDYVNKGVVIWSGNDDECHDARWASGATGVISVASNLVPGLMHEIMFQGKNPLLNSKLMPLIKWLFQEPNPIGLNTALAQLGVIRPVFRLPYVPLPLARRLEFVGIVEALGRENFMGEKDVEVLDDDDFVLVGRY is encoded by the exons ATGCGCAGCCTAGAAGTTAAGAATAG GACATCAGTTGATGATATTAAAGGCTTAAGATTAATCACAGCCATTAAGACTCCATATCTACCCGATGGGAGATTTGACCTTGAAGCTTATGACTCCTTAATGCACATGCAGATTGTCAATGGTGCTGAAGGTGTAATAGTGGGAGGTACAACGGGAGAAGGCCAACTCATGAGCTGGGATGAACACATTATGCTCATTGGACACACTGTTAACTGTTTTGGTGCATCAGTCAAAGTTATAGGTAATACTGGAAGCAACTCGACGAGAGAGGCAATCCATGCAACAGAACAAGGCTTTGCTGTAGGAATGCATGCTGCATTACACATCAATCCTTATTATGGGAAGACATCCATGCAAGGAATGGTGTCACATTTTGAGACTATCCTTTCCATGGGCCCGACAATCATATACAATGTGCCATCAAGGACTGGACAGGATATTCCTCCTCCAGTGATACATACAGTCTCAGCAAATCCTAACATGGCAGGTGTTAAGGAGTGCATGGGAAATGATCGCATCAAAGATTATGTAAATAAAGGAGTTGTAATATGGAGTGGAAATGATGATGAGTGTCACGATGCTAGGTGGGCATCTGGAGCAACAGGGGTTATATCTGTTGCTAGCAACCTTGTTCCAGGTCTGATGCATGAGATCATGTTTCAAGGCAAGAATCCTTTATTGAACTCGAAGTTGATGCCTCTTATTAAATGGTTGTTCCAGGAGCCAAACCCTATAGGTCTCAATACAGCTCTTGCGCAGCTTGGTGTGATTCGGCCAGTATTCAGGTTGCCATATGTTCCTCTTCCTCTTGCGAGGAGACTTGAATTTGTTGGTATTGTGGAAGCACTTGGGCGTGAGAATTTTATGGGAGAAAAAGATGTAGAGGttcttgatgatgatgactttgtttTGGTAGGTAGGTACTAG